The Pecten maximus chromosome 12, xPecMax1.1, whole genome shotgun sequence genome includes a region encoding these proteins:
- the LOC117339601 gene encoding uncharacterized protein LOC117339601, with product MFNDHQRISTGKYPSENHSTDKFGTEATDDLRRHLKGEEGTARKGLSNVNGFSVIRPSRSHPSPPLNNMMVSGGEYDRKGMMGDRMVYDFVSRRDTARRNLMGHLYTRQPVLKRSYSFVAGERPATETLLPQLHRREKHSAISFNSEKYTKPGRTVNKRDLKQWQADKNTGKQNGVVQSPAGKNQKTTNGTRPGSHQISLPELINDINMSSRLHSPGDSDGEDANSAQKGPLELIRSMEMKPSSPVKSKSVKYRPITPGVIEKLNKLRLSSKIRTEQWVKTLPLDYRAAYSEADDNLTEPSEHSPKEKEWIYTAT from the coding sequence ATGTTTAATGATCACCAGCGAATATCGACAGGTAAATATCCTAGTGAGAACCATTCTACGGATAAATTCGGAACGGAAGCAACAGACGATTTACGGAGACATTTAAAAGGCGAGGAGGGCACTGCCCGTAAGGGATTGTCTAATGTGAACGGATTCTCGGTTATTCGCCCGTCGAGAAGTCATCCCTCACCCCCTCTAAACAACATGATGGTATCGGGAGGAGAATATGACCGGAAAGGTATGATGGGTGATAGAATGGTATACGACTTTGTCTCGCGGAGGGATACTGCGAGACGGAATTTAATGGGCCATTTGTACACACGACAGCCTGTGTTAAAACGTAGTTACTCGTTTGTTGCCGGTGAACGTCCTGCCACAGAAACACTTCTTCCACAGCTTCACAGAAGAGAAAAACATTCTGCCATTAGTTTTAATTCCGAGAAATATACGAAGCCTGGTCGAACTGTAAATAAACGGGACTTAAAACAATGGCAGGCTGATAAAAatacaggaaaacaaaatggagTTGTTCAATCACCGGCAGGTAAAAATCAGAAAACCACAAACGGTACACGTCCTGGGAGTCATCAAATCAGCCTTCCTGAACTTATAAACGACATAAATATGTCCTCGAGACTTCACTCACCTGGTGACTCGGACGGAGAAGATGCCAACAGTGCACAAAAAGGACCGTTAGAATTAATACGCAGCATGGAAATGAAACCGTCTAGTCCTGTAAAGTCAAAATCAGTAAAATACCGGCCAATTACACCGGGTGTTATAGAAAAGTTGAATAAACTAAGACTATCATCCAAGATACGTACAGAACAATGGGTAAAGACACTGCCATTGGATTATCGGGCTGCATATTCAGAAGCAGACGACAATCTCACGGAACCGTCAGAACATTCACCCAAAGAAAAGGAATGGATTTATACAGCAACTTAG